Sequence from the bacterium genome:
CAGAAGGAATTGCAATTTTCCCGATATCATGTAAAAGGCCTGCCCATAAGATTTCTTTTAAACTTTTTTCATTAAAATTTAATTCCTTAGCAACTTTTTCTGCAATTTCTGCAACTCTTATTTGATGAGAAGAAGTATATGGGTCTCTTACCTCAAAAATTTTGTTAATTGCATAAATACTTTCTCTAAGTGTTTCTTCAAGTTCTGCCTTTTCTTTCTCAAGTTCTTCCTGATATTTCTTTATTTCTGTTATATCTGAAACTGTACCTATTATAACTTTTTCACCATCAAAATTTGTCACAAAACCCTTTATATAAACCCATTTCACATCACCATTCTTATGAACAAATCTATTTGGATATTCAACTATTTTTTCTCTTCCTTCAAATCTTTCTATTATTTTCTCTCTTGTCATTTCTCTATCTTCTGGATAAATTATACTTAAAGCATTGTGTTGTTTATAGAGTTCATCAGCAGTATATCCCAATATTTTTAAAAATCCCGGATTGACATATCTAAATTTTAGGTCCTCACCAAAAACATATATACCAAATAGTGCATATTCACTCCATTTAGAAAAGACCTGTTTTTCTGCATAAAACTGCTTTGTCAATTGGGAAAGAATATGCTTTAAATAATCGGGGAAAATTTTTATATAATTTTTCTCTTTATCTTTTGTAAGAAAATCAATTGCACCGCTATTTATAATACTTCTTACTTCTTCCTCATTACATTCACATATCACAATATAAGGGATATTTTTGTTTTTAATTTCAGAAATTGTATCTTTTTTTATTACTGATGAATCTAATACCAATAGGTCTGCTTTTTCCGGAATTTTATTGGCTCTTTTTATCTGACAGGAAAATTCTTTTTCTAATTCCTTTAAATTATCCAGTGGAATTTCATCAAGCCCCATTAAATAAACTGTTCTGTAATTATTCATTTCTTAATTATACCTTAA
This genomic interval carries:
- a CDS encoding PAS domain S-box protein, whose translation is MNNYRTVYLMGLDEIPLDNLKELEKEFSCQIKRANKIPEKADLLVLDSSVIKKDTISEIKNKNIPYIVICECNEEEVRSIINSGAIDFLTKDKEKNYIKIFPDYLKHILSQLTKQFYAEKQVFSKWSEYALFGIYVFGEDLKFRYVNPGFLKILGYTADELYKQHNALSIIYPEDREMTREKIIERFEGREKIVEYPNRFVHKNGDVKWVYIKGFVTNFDGEKVIIGTVSDITEIKKYQEELEKEKAELEETLRESIYAINKIFEVRDPYTSSHQIRVAEIAEKVAKELNFNEKSLKEILWAGLLHDIGKIAIPSDILSKPSKLNDIEYSLIRLHPITGYNILKEIHQVGKIAEIVYQHHERLDGSGYPRGLKKDNIIFEAKLLATIDVIEAMGSHRPY